From the Geothermobacter hydrogeniphilus genome, the window AGTCGGCGGTTGGCTGCTGCCGGGAGTCCGCCGCCGGCACTGGCCGGACCTGCTGGCGATCGCCGCTGCCGATGCCGATGTCCGGGCGGCACCGGGGCTGCATCCGATGATGGCCGCGCAGTGGGATGACTCCGCCGCGACGGAGTTGGCCGGGTTGCTGCAGCAACCGGAGTGCGCGGCGGTCGGGGAGATCGGCCTGGACGGGATGATCGACATCCCGCGCCGGCTGCAGGAGACGGCCTTTCACGAGCAGCTGCAGTTGGCGGTCGCCGCCGGCAAGCCGGTACTGATCCATTGCCGGCGGGCCTGGGGAGAGGTGCTTGCCATCCTCCGCCGGGAACGGGCCGAACGGGTTGGCGGCATTCTGCACGGCTTCGGCGGCAGTCCGCAGATCGCCCGCGAGGCTGTCGATCTCGGTTTCGTCATCGCCTTCGGCGGACCGTTGACGTATCCCAATGCCCGCAAAAGGGTCGAAGTGCTGCGCGGTCTGCCGGATGATGCCATTGTTCTTGAAAGCGATGCCCCGGATCTGCCGCCGCATCCCCATCGCGGCGAACCGAACCGGCCCGAGTGGCTGCCGCTGATCGCCGCGAAAGTTGCGGAGATCAGGGGCTGGGACAGTGAGGAAACGGCCAGAATTACGACGGAAAACACCCACCGGATCCTGCGCCGGCAATCGCAACCAGGAAATGAACCCTGGACATGACCGAGTCGCAGTGGTTTTTCCTCGACCCTTGAGCCTTTCGCCTTTAGCCGAATTGAGTATTATGAGTGAACATCGTTTTTCCCGCCTGCAACTGCTGCTCGGCGACGACGGCCTGCGGCGCCTGCGGGAGGCCTCGGTCGTCGTGTTCGGGGTCGGCGGGGTCGGCAGCTATGCCGCCGAGGCGCTGGTGCGCGGCGGGGTCGGCAAGCTGACCCTGGTCGATTTCGACGAGATCTGCCTGACCAATGTCAACCGCCAGATCCATGCCCTGAAAGGGACCATCGGCCGGTCCAAGGTCGAGGTGATGGCCGAGCGCTGCCGGGCGATCAACCCGGACTGCGAGGTGCGGCCGCTGCAGGCCTTCTACGAGGCCGAGCATGCCGAGGAATTGCTCGCCGGCGACTACGACTACGTGCTTGACTGCATCGACCACATTACCGCCAAGCTGCACCTGATCGAAAGTTGCATCGAGCGCAAGATCCCGATCATCGCTTCGATGGGGGCTGCCAACAAGCTCGACCCGACCCGGATCCGGGTCGCCGACCTGGCCGACACCACCACCTGCCGCCTGGCGAAAATCATCCGCCGGGAGTTGCGCAAAAGAGGTATTGAGCGCGGCGTCAAGGTGGTTTATTCAACCGAGGAGTTCCGCGAGCTGTCAGATCGGACCGCGGTCTGCGCCGAGAACTGCATCTGTCCCAACAAGGAGGATCAGCGCTGGCGCTGCACCGACCGACGGGTGATTCTCGGCAGCTCAAGTACCATCCCGCCGATCTTCGGCCTGACCATGGCCGGGGAAGTGATCCGGGAGCTGGCGGGGGAATAGTTTGCAGCAGTTTCTCTTCGCAAACTTTCAGTTTGATCTTCAATTTACGAGGATGAATAGGTACGGTAAATTTCGGGAAGATTGTTTTTTTTAAGCTGGAGATGTCATGGCTAGCAGCAAGCTGACAAGAATCGATCCGGTCGATATTCTGGCCCGGCTCGACTGGACCGAGAATGACGATCTCGAATTTAAGTCGGCCAGGGGCGGCCTGCCGCGCAGCCTGTGGGAAACCTACTGCGCCATGGCCAATACCCACGGCGGCGCGATTCTGCTCGGGGTGGAGGATGACGGCCGGGTCAGCGGAGTCGACCACCCGGAGAAACTGAAGAAGAATTTCTGGGATACCATCAACAACCGGGGCAAGGTCAGTCAGAACCTGCTCTGTGATACCGATCTGGCCGAAGTGCCACATCCGGACGGGCTGATACTCGCTATTCGCGTGCCGCAGGCAACCCGTTACCAGCGCCCGGTCTTTCTTGGCCAAAACCCGCTGACCGGAACCTACCGGCGCAATTTCGAGGGGGATTATCACTGTACGGAACAGGAAGTCGGCCGGATGCTCTCCGACCGTGCCGAGCAGCCGGCCGACAGCCGAATTCTCGAAGGCTTCACCCTGGACGACCTGGACCGGACGAGTCTGCAGCAGTATCGGCAGCGTTTTGCCTCACACAAACCGACCCACCCTTGGTTGAGTGAGGACGATGTCGGCTTGCTCGCCAAGTTGGGCGGCTGGCGCCGCGACCGGCTGAGCGGCATCGAAGGGGTGACGGTGGCCGGGCTGCTGATGTTCGGTCGTGATGAGGCGATCCGCGAAGCGGTGCCGCAATACCATGTCGATTACCGGGAAAAGCTGTCGACTGATCCTGAAATCCGTTGGACCGACCGTTTGACTGTTGACGGAACCTGGCCGGCGAATCTGTTTCAGTTCTATCTGCGGGTGATCCAGAGGCTGGCCCAGGATCTGAAGCTCCCCTTCCAGCTCGACAGCGATCTGTTTCGTCGCGGCGAGACCATTGTTCACGAAGCAATTCGCGAGGCCCTGGTCAATGCGCTGATCCATGCCGACTATCAGGGGCAGGGCGGTATCGTGGTCGAAAAGCACAAGGATCGTTTCGAGTTCTCCAATCCGGGAACGTTGCTGGTTTCCTTCGATCAGCTGATGCGCGGCAATGTCAGCGAGTGCCGCAACAAGTCGCTGCAGACCATGTTCATGATGATCGGCGGGGCGGAAAAAGCCGGCTCCGGGGTCGACAAGATCCTTCAGGGATGGAATTCACAGCATTGGCGCTCGCCCATGGTCAGGGAACAGGTCCAACCCGATCGGGTACTCTGG encodes:
- a CDS encoding RNA-binding domain-containing protein, translating into MASSKLTRIDPVDILARLDWTENDDLEFKSARGGLPRSLWETYCAMANTHGGAILLGVEDDGRVSGVDHPEKLKKNFWDTINNRGKVSQNLLCDTDLAEVPHPDGLILAIRVPQATRYQRPVFLGQNPLTGTYRRNFEGDYHCTEQEVGRMLSDRAEQPADSRILEGFTLDDLDRTSLQQYRQRFASHKPTHPWLSEDDVGLLAKLGGWRRDRLSGIEGVTVAGLLMFGRDEAIREAVPQYHVDYREKLSTDPEIRWTDRLTVDGTWPANLFQFYLRVIQRLAQDLKLPFQLDSDLFRRGETIVHEAIREALVNALIHADYQGQGGIVVEKHKDRFEFSNPGTLLVSFDQLMRGNVSECRNKSLQTMFMMIGGAEKAGSGVDKILQGWNSQHWRSPMVREQVQPDRVLWVLPMVSLIPEDSLQRLQTCFGARFGRFSKLEVQALVTADIEGAVDNARMRQISGRHASDVTRILQGLVSKGALQQEGQGRWTRYRLPDSTLPGDLDSVHKDLDSVHKDLDSVHKDLDSVHKDLDSVHKDLDSVHKDLDSVHKVDPLLLKIAEPARRSQRLPPEQMEKLIVEMCRGRWLTRRELAGLLQRNPDSLRARYLTPMVAHGVLQLRYPDKPNRVDQAYSAGSGAD
- a CDS encoding TatD family hydrolase; its protein translation is MKEGVSRLFDSHCHLDRLAPETTAGAALSAARRAGVGGWLLPGVRRRHWPDLLAIAAADADVRAAPGLHPMMAAQWDDSAATELAGLLQQPECAAVGEIGLDGMIDIPRRLQETAFHEQLQLAVAAGKPVLIHCRRAWGEVLAILRRERAERVGGILHGFGGSPQIAREAVDLGFVIAFGGPLTYPNARKRVEVLRGLPDDAIVLESDAPDLPPHPHRGEPNRPEWLPLIAAKVAEIRGWDSEETARITTENTHRILRRQSQPGNEPWT
- a CDS encoding tRNA threonylcarbamoyladenosine dehydratase; translated protein: MSEHRFSRLQLLLGDDGLRRLREASVVVFGVGGVGSYAAEALVRGGVGKLTLVDFDEICLTNVNRQIHALKGTIGRSKVEVMAERCRAINPDCEVRPLQAFYEAEHAEELLAGDYDYVLDCIDHITAKLHLIESCIERKIPIIASMGAANKLDPTRIRVADLADTTTCRLAKIIRRELRKRGIERGVKVVYSTEEFRELSDRTAVCAENCICPNKEDQRWRCTDRRVILGSSSTIPPIFGLTMAGEVIRELAGE